The DNA region ATGACAACCTGATGAAGCGGCGTACCGCGACGCCGCGTTATTTTTCTGAGGGTTTATCCTGCACTGGTTTGCTGTTGATCATATCGCACAGCATCGAGAGCAGCATTAACCGGACTTTAAAGGGAGAGTGACTAAACACGCGCATACACCTCTTGAACTCGCTCATATTGGCCTCCTGACTTTCTGGTCCCTCGATCCGTGAGGGATGACTGCATTACATACAGATATAGCACAGGCTATATTATATAGCTATTGCTAAAACGTTAATTTTTTGTGCCCGGGCAACTCTGGTTTACAATGAGCGCTCTCCAATTAGATGCTGTTAACGCGTCACAGGAATGAGGAAGCAGAATGAGTCGTCGCGCAGGTATGCCAACAACAAAAAAAGTGACGCAGTTAGTGAACGTTGAGGAACACGTTGAAGGGTTTCGTCAGGTGAGGGAGGCGCATCGCCGCGAGCTGATCGACGACTACGTTGAGTTGATTTCTGACCTGATTATCGAAGTCGGCGAGGCGCGTCAGGTGGATATGGCTGCGCGACTCGGGGTGTCCCAGCCGACGGTAGCCAAGATGCTCAAGCGTCTGGCATCGGTGGGGCTTATCGAGATGATCCCCTGGCGCGGTGTTTTCCTAACCCCGGAAGGGGAGAAACTGGCGCAGGAAAGCCGTGAACGCCATCAGATAGTAGAGAATTTCCTGCTGGTGCTGGGCGTGAGCGCGGAGATTGCCCGTCGCGATGCCGAGGGGATGGAGCACCACGTCAGCCAGGAGACGCTGGACGCTTTTCGTCTGTTCACCGAGCAGCACGGAACCACAGTGGAATGAATCTGCCTTTCTTACGGGCGCTGAAACGCGACCGTTTTTTTCATTTGTTGATTGTGGTGGGCATCGGATTGAGTCTGTGGGTGCCGTTCACGCCACGGACGTGGCCCGGCGCCATTGACTGGCACACGATTATCACCCTGAGCGGCCTGATGTTGCTGACCAAAGGCGTAGAGCTGAGCGGTTACTTTGATGTCCTGGGCCGTAAAATGACCCGCCGCTTTGCGACCGAACGCCGTCTGTCGATGTTCATGGTGCTGGCCGCGGCGCTGCTTTCGACGTTCCTGACGAACGATGTCGCGTTATTTATTGTCGTCCCGCTGACCATTACCCTGAAGAAGTTGTGCGCAATACCGGTTAACCGTCTCATTATCTTTGAAGCGCTGGCGGTGAATGCGGGTTCTTTGCTCACCCCCATAGGGAATCCGCAAAATATCCTGATGTGGGGACGCTCTGGTCTCTCGTTTGTGGCATTTATCGGTCAGATGGCACCGTTGGCCGCCGCGATGATGTTGACGCTGCTGGTGCTCTGCTGGTTCTGCTTCCCCGATAAACCGTTGCAATACCATACCGGGACAAGTCAGCCAGCGTGGCAACCCCGGCTGGTGTGGGGTTGTCTGGGGCTGTACATCGTCTTTCTGACGGCGCTGGAGCTTAAGCAGGAGTTGGTTGGTCTGGCGATGGTGGCGCTGGGGTTTCTGCTGTTGGCGCGGCGGGTGGTGTTAAGCGTGGACTGGACGCTGTTGCTGGTGTTTATGGCGATGTTTATTGATGTCCATTTACTGACGCAATTGCCGGTCCTGCAGGGAGTGTTAAATCATGTCGGAACGTTGTCAGAACCCGGACTGTGGCTGACGGCAATTGGTCTGTCGCAGGTTATCAGTAATGTTCCCAGCACCATCTTACTGCTGAACTATGTTCCTCCTGGCGTGCTGCTGGCGTGGGCGGTCAACGTCGGTGGATTCGGCCTGCTGCCGGGATCGCTGGCGAATTTGATTGCTCTGCGGATGGCGAACGATCGGCGCATCTGGTGGCGCTTCCATCTCTATTCGGTACCCATGTTGCTATGGGCTGCCGTCGTAGGATTTGTTCTGCTTAAATTCTAGTCCCGACTTGCGCTCCATTCTGACAAAAGCAAATCCGTTTCCTGGTTGAATGGATTTGTTTGATCTATTTATTTACTTTACTATAAAGTAAATAAATGGTGATTAAATGCGCTGAGCAGATAACGGACACCAGAGTTTCGGCTTGTGCGGCCTTTGTTCAGCAGACCCGGATGGGGGAAGTGGCTCATGTTGGCGCGTTTTTTTGTTATCCGACCTGTTTTTTCCGCAGTGATGGCCATTTCAATCATGGCCGCAGGGACGCTTGCGCTGTTTCTGCTGCCCGTTGAACAGTATCCCGATATTGCTCCTCCGGGGGTGAATATCACAGCGAACTACCCTGGGGCATCTGCCCAGAGCGTTGAGGACAGCATCACCCAGGTGCTGGAGCAACAGATTAAAGGGATTGACGGGCTACTCTATTTCTCATCAAGCAGCAGTTCCGCCGGCCAGGCCCGAATCAGCCTCAGCTTTAATCAGGGGATAAATCCCGACATGGCGCAGGTCCAGGTTCAAAACGCGGTCAACCAGGCGATAACACGCCTGCCGCCCGAAGTGCAGCAGCAGGGGATTACCGTGACCAAATCGCAGGGGGATAGCCTGATGGTGGTCGCGCTTTATGATGAAACCCGGCAACTCAGCAGTCTGGATCTTAACGATTTTCTCATTAGCACATTGCAGGATCCCCTCAGTCGGGTTGATGGCGTTGGCGAAACTACCGTTTTTGGCGCGCAGTATGCGATGCGCATCTGGTTGGATCCTTACAAACTCACCAGTTACGGGTTGATGCCGTCTGATATCCGGGCTGCTATTGAAGCTCAGAACGCCCAGGTCACCGGAGGGGAGATAGGCTCACTGCCTGCAGTAGAGGGACAATACCTCAATGCGACCGTGATGGCGCAGTCGCGACTTGAAACGGTCAAACAATTTGAAAACATTGTTGTTCGTATTAATAGTGATGGGTCTGTCATCTATTTACGTGATGTTGCCCGTATAGAGTTAGGGGCAGAAAACTATCAGAACCAGACGACCCTCAACGGCTTTCCGGCCGCCGGGATTTCCATTCAACTGGCTTCAGGGGCGAATGCCCTGGCGACAGCTGAAAAGGTTCGCGCTGAAGTTGAGCGTCTCAGTGCGCTGTTTCCGCAGGGTGTGATCAGTGCTTACCCGCGTGACAGTACGCCGTTTGTGACCGTTTCTATTGAAGGCGTCGTATGGACGTTAATTGAAGCCATCTTCCTTGTGATTGTGGTGATGTATCTGTTTTTGCAAAACTGGCGCGCCACCTTTATTCCCGCGATCACCGTGCCGGTCGTCCTGCTCGGTACGTTCGGTATGTTAAGTGTCCTGGGCTACAACATGAATACCCTGACTCTTTTTGCCATGATACTGGCGATCGGCCTGTTAGTGGATGACGCTATTGTGGTGGTCGAAAATGTTGAGCGTGTGATGGCCGAAGAAGATATGACGCCCACGGAAGCGACACTGCATTCAATGAGGGAAATCACCAGTGCGCTGATTGGTATCGCGCTGGTATTAGCTGCCGTTTTCATTCCCATGGCTTTCTTTGGCGGTTCCGTGGGGATTATTTACCGTCAGTTTACCGTAACCATCGCGGCGGCAATGACACTCTCCGCGCTGGTGGCGTTAACATTGACGCCGACCCTCTGCGCCCATTTGCTGAAAAAAGAGCACTCGAAGAAGGGGCGCTTTTTTAGCGGTTTTAACCAGGGAGTGGAAAAGAGCCAGCAGGGTTATTTAGCCACGCTGCGACGGATTGTTTCGCGCCCCCTACGTTCATGCATGATTGCGACGTTACTGGTGCTGTTTATGGTGTGGGAATATCAACGGTTGCCGACCGGTTTTCTTCCTGATGAGGATCAGGGGGCGGTGATGATTCAGTTTACCCTCCCAACCGGATCGCCACTCTCCATGACCCAACGCGTGGGTGATGCCATTACCGATTATTTTCTGACGCAAGAGAAAGATAATCTCAGCGTTATCTTCATGGTCACGGGACGCAATAATGCGGGTAGCGGCCAAAATGTCGGAATGGCTTTTGCCGAATTAAAGCACTGGGACAGGCGAGTCGGGGAACACAATAGTGCCAGAGCGATCATTTCCCGTGCGAACGACTACTTCAAAACGGTCCCTCTGGCATCGATCAACGCGATGTCCCCGCCTACCGTGCGGGGGCTTGGACAGTCCAGCGGATTTGAAATGTGGCTTCAGGATCAATCGGCCAGCGGATATGAAACGCTCCTGCAGGCGCAGCAGACGCTTTTACGTCAGGCCGGTGCCAGTGAATATCTCACGGCGGTCAGAATTAACAGCCTGGAAGAAAAGGCACAGCTACAGGTTGACATTGATCCACTGAAAGCCGGTGCGCAGGGCGTTGTTCACGCAGATATCAATGAAACGCTTTCCGCTGCGCTGGGCGGTGTTTATATCAATGATTTTCTCGATCGCGGACGTGTTAAAAAGGTGTATATGCAGGGGGATGCCGAGTGGCGTGCAAACCCTGAGAATCTTGCCGCCTGGTTCGTGAAAGGCGCGAGTGGCAACATGGCCTCTGTCGCGAGTTTCGCGTCATTCAGATGGACAACGGGTCAGCAGATGCTGCAACGCTTTAATGGGTTACCTGCGGTACAATTTCAGGGGAATGCC from Citrobacter amalonaticus Y19 includes:
- a CDS encoding efflux RND transporter permease subunit, with the protein product MLARFFVIRPVFSAVMAISIMAAGTLALFLLPVEQYPDIAPPGVNITANYPGASAQSVEDSITQVLEQQIKGIDGLLYFSSSSSSAGQARISLSFNQGINPDMAQVQVQNAVNQAITRLPPEVQQQGITVTKSQGDSLMVVALYDETRQLSSLDLNDFLISTLQDPLSRVDGVGETTVFGAQYAMRIWLDPYKLTSYGLMPSDIRAAIEAQNAQVTGGEIGSLPAVEGQYLNATVMAQSRLETVKQFENIVVRINSDGSVIYLRDVARIELGAENYQNQTTLNGFPAAGISIQLASGANALATAEKVRAEVERLSALFPQGVISAYPRDSTPFVTVSIEGVVWTLIEAIFLVIVVMYLFLQNWRATFIPAITVPVVLLGTFGMLSVLGYNMNTLTLFAMILAIGLLVDDAIVVVENVERVMAEEDMTPTEATLHSMREITSALIGIALVLAAVFIPMAFFGGSVGIIYRQFTVTIAAAMTLSALVALTLTPTLCAHLLKKEHSKKGRFFSGFNQGVEKSQQGYLATLRRIVSRPLRSCMIATLLVLFMVWEYQRLPTGFLPDEDQGAVMIQFTLPTGSPLSMTQRVGDAITDYFLTQEKDNLSVIFMVTGRNNAGSGQNVGMAFAELKHWDRRVGEHNSARAIISRANDYFKTVPLASINAMSPPTVRGLGQSSGFEMWLQDQSASGYETLLQAQQTLLRQAGASEYLTAVRINSLEEKAQLQVDIDPLKAGAQGVVHADINETLSAALGGVYINDFLDRGRVKKVYMQGDAEWRANPENLAAWFVKGASGNMASVASFASFRWTTGQQMLQRFNGLPAVQFQGNAAAGTSSGHAMDVMAEKVEEMPGLGLQWSGLSYQENASSAQTLWMYMASLIFIFLCLAALYESWSIPLAVMLIIPLGILGAVTASMLVGFNNDIYFQVGVLTTMGLSAKNAILIVEFAQSRIADGLDITQAAYEGARLRLRPIIMTSLAFVAGVIPLVLSTGAGAASRIEIGTAVIGGMLSGTVLTLLFVPLFFILIRQGLRYLKK
- the mntR gene encoding manganese-binding transcriptional regulator MntR, yielding MSRRAGMPTTKKVTQLVNVEEHVEGFRQVREAHRRELIDDYVELISDLIIEVGEARQVDMAARLGVSQPTVAKMLKRLASVGLIEMIPWRGVFLTPEGEKLAQESRERHQIVENFLLVLGVSAEIARRDAEGMEHHVSQETLDAFRLFTEQHGTTVE
- a CDS encoding anion transporter; protein product: MNLPFLRALKRDRFFHLLIVVGIGLSLWVPFTPRTWPGAIDWHTIITLSGLMLLTKGVELSGYFDVLGRKMTRRFATERRLSMFMVLAAALLSTFLTNDVALFIVVPLTITLKKLCAIPVNRLIIFEALAVNAGSLLTPIGNPQNILMWGRSGLSFVAFIGQMAPLAAAMMLTLLVLCWFCFPDKPLQYHTGTSQPAWQPRLVWGCLGLYIVFLTALELKQELVGLAMVALGFLLLARRVVLSVDWTLLLVFMAMFIDVHLLTQLPVLQGVLNHVGTLSEPGLWLTAIGLSQVISNVPSTILLLNYVPPGVLLAWAVNVGGFGLLPGSLANLIALRMANDRRIWWRFHLYSVPMLLWAAVVGFVLLKF
- the mntS gene encoding manganase accumulation protein MntS, producing MSEFKRCMRVFSHSPFKVRLMLLSMLCDMINSKPVQDKPSEK